GAAGCGTTCTATATGGCTGGTCGGGTGGCGCTCGACAAGGGCGACACCACCGCCGCCATCGCCTCCTTGCAAAAATCGGTAAAAATTGACGCGACCAACGAAGATGCTTGGCTGTTCCTCGGGCGCATTTACACCAACCGCAACAACCCCGCCGCGCTGCAATACTTTGACAATGTGTTGCGCCTCGATTCCACCAATCTGGAAGCGCGCGAGCATAAGGGCGTGTTTTTCAAACGCCAGGGCGAGTTCGACAAAGCTTTTGAACTATACCGCGACATCATAGAGCGCAACCCCGACTACTCAAATGCCTATTTCGACATGGGAATGATTTACCTTGAACTGGATTCTTTTTCAAAAGCCCACGACCACTTCGACCTCGCCGTAAAAACTGACCCTCTTTTTGTGAAAGCATACTACTACCGTGGGCTGAGCGCCGAATTGCAGGGAAACCCAGAAGCGGCATTGGCAGACTACAAGCGGGCAAACAAGATGTTCCCTTCGTTTGAGGAAGCCCGTGAAGCACGAGAGCGATTGGAGAAGAAAAAGCAGTGAGTGGGGGTGGGCAGCTTTGAGTTTTTTGGCAAAATGCAGCGTTTGTCGCAGGGGCAGCATCTCTTGGCAAACTCAATGTTCCATCCAAACAATATGTCTGCACCTGATGATGAAAATAATACCTCCCTCCGCCCTCATCCCCATCGCTACGTTCGCCCTTCTCCTTTATGCAACAAGCGCGAAAGCCCAAATTCAGATAAGCGCCACTACATCGCCCGCCACTTGCATCGGCTGCAATGGTGGTGTTTTCACCACGACAAGTGGAGGCACCGCTCCCTATACCTACCAATGGTCGTCAAACGTCTCCAATGCGCCGACTATCTACGATTTGTGTCCCGGCAACTATTGCGTCACCGTCACAGATGCTAATGGAACCACGGCGACTACTTGCGCTACGGTCACGAGTTATTATGGTTCCAACATGAATCTCGTCGTGTGTGCCAACAATCCAAGTTGCTATGGCCAATCAAGTGGCTCGGCTACCTTGACAGTAGCAGGCGGAATCCCTCCTTACACTTACCATTGGACAGGCCCCGGAGGCTTTACATCCACAGTCCAAAATCTAAACAATGTACCTGCGGGCACTTACACTGTGATTGTCACCGAAAGCTCGACTGGTTGCCTCGAGACCGCTACGGTCACACTGACGAATCCGTCTCAAATAGTCGTGCTTTCCAACATCACCAATGCCAATGCTGCGGGCAGCGACGGCGCTATCGCACTCACCGTGGCCGGAGGCAATCCCCCTTACGCCCACCTTTGGTCGAGCGGCTCAATTACCCCTTCTATTGGCGGGCTTTTTCCCGGTACATACAGTGTCACCATTACCGATTCAAAAGGCTGCACCGTCACCCACACCGCTGTGGTGGAGCAAAGCATCGGGGGTGGCATTTCGCCTATCACGGTGAGTGGTTATGTGACCAACGCAGGATGCAACCAGAACTGCAACGGAACTATCACGGTGGACGCAAGCGGTGGTTCGGGCAGTTCGAACTTTCTGTACACTTGGAGTACCGGAAGTGCGACTAAAAACTTGACCAACCTATGTCCCGGCAATTATTGCGTGACAGTGTTCGACATTTCAAACGGAATGACGACCACCGAATGCTTCATCGTCGGCCAAGGCCAGTCCCAGTTTCTCGAAATTCAATCCACCAATGCGGCGTTTTGCAACTACGCTCCCAACGGCAGTCTGCCCGTTTGCGAAAAAGTTTGCCCCAACACCACCGCCACCTATTTTGTGAAGCCACCCACCGACTGCGGCATACCTTTGTCTTTGCTAAGTGCGGTGTGGACAGTTAGCGGTGCTGAGAGCTACACCGTCAGCCCCGACAAGACCGAAGTCACCGTGGTGTGGGGGGCCTCAGGGGCAGGCTTGGTGAAGATGGAAGCCTTCAACGCACAACAAGGGCTTTGCTTTCAAAGCTCGCGTTGCATCACCATCGTGGAAGAGCCAGAGGCAAAATTCAGCAGCGACCCACCCGCAGCAGCCAACGCACCGTTGGAAATTTGCAAAGGCCAGACTGTAAAATTTAAAAATCAAAGCCTGCACTACGACGCGCTGGAATGGCATTTCAGCGACAACCTTTCCACCCGCACAGAGGAGAACCCGCAGCATACCTTCCTTAATGCGGGCACCTACACTGTCACACTCATTGCTCGCAGCAACTGCCTTTGCGCCGACACCACCACGCTCCTCGTGGAAGTGCTCGACACCGAGCCACCCCTGCTCGATTGTGTCGGCTCGGTTTGCCCCGGCGAATCCATCACCTACAACACATCCAACCAATGCGCCTCTTACACATGGAGCGTGTCGCCCAACGGCACCGTGCAAAGCGGCGGCGGTGCTAGCGACAACAGCATCACGGTGCAGTGGGACGCTGGCGCACAGGGCAGCATTTCATTGAGCGCCACCAGTTGTGCGGGAGCCAGTTGCCCACAGGCCAGTGTGTTTGTCATCCCCATCATTTCCGACGATGCCGAGATAAAAGGCCCCGAAGTGGTCTGCTCCGGCAACGAGGAGGAATACAGCATTGAACCCTTCGACGGCACGGATTTCAAATGGACGCTCGCAAGCGGCGGCAGCATCATCAGAGGGCAAGGCACAAACAAAGTCACCGTAGTGTGGGCGGGGACTCCCAACCCCGACGGGCCTCATCATCTCAGCGTCAAATACGATAACTGTTACCTCGGCTGCGGGGGCGCTGACACCATTCCCGTACGCATCCTCTCGCCATTCGTCATCACTGGCCCCGTGGAAATGTGCGACGGCGCTACCAAGAATTTTTCCACCCTGCTCACGGCCTATTCTGGCAGTGTGCTTTGCAATTGGAGCATCGTGGCACCCGATGGCACCAACGTGTGGGCCTCGACTGGTGCAACTAACAATATCAACTTCACACCCGCGCATGGCATCGGCACCTACCGAATTTTCGCTGTCCCGACCTTCAACAACACCTGCTCAACCAGCGCCGAATGGCGCGTGAAAGTCGTGGCCAACCCGCCCAAACCCGCAAGCATCGTTGGGCCAACCTCGATTTGCCCCGGCACCCCTTACACCTATACCTTGTTGGGAAATTCGCCTTATTCGCTCGAATGGAATATCAAAAACGGTACGCCAGCCCCCACCAAACAATTGGGCAACAACGCGAATGTCACTTGGGGCAACATCAACCCCCGTTGGCTCTCCCTCGCCCAAGTCTCCACCGATGGGCTGGGCTGCATATCCGACACGCTCATGCTGAACGTGCAAGCCCTGCCCGCCCCCACCGTCACGGGTACTCCCGAAGTGTGCATAGGCACCGTTGGCTCCTATTCCACTTTTTTTCATCAAAATTTGGACTACCAATGGGAAATCGTGCCAGCCAACGCAGGAACCATTAAGAGTGGTCAGGGAAAAAACACCGTAGAGATTTTTTGGCAAATGCAAGGCGTGCACACCGTGCGCTTAACGCGCTGTGGGGCCTCGGCCAATTTCATGGTCCTCGTCCATCCAGACCCCGTGCCTGCGCCGACCTACCCGCCGGGGCTGTGTCCCAATGAATTTGGCACGGCAGCAGCGGGCGCGAGCTATTCAAGCTATGTCTGGAAAAACGAAGCGGACAACGTCATCGGCAACACACCCACCGTGCAAGTATCGCCCGGCACCTATACACTGGCCGTGACGGATGCCTACGGCTGCAAAGGCACCAGCGAATTCACCGTGAACCAATACCCCAAACCCAATGTGACCGTGACGACCGCCGACCCAACGGGTTTTTGCGACAATAGCCTGTACGTCTCCATCACGGCACTCACCACCAACAACGGCACTTTTAGCTACGAGTGGTTCCGCGACGGAAACCCGGTTGGGGGGAACACACCCGTCCATGTCACCAACCAATACGGCTACTATTCCGCCACCGTGACCAATGAATACGGTTGCAAGGCAAGCGATGGTACCGTGTGGGTATTTGAGTACTGTGGCGGCGTTTGTCACAACCCATCGCACGGACCCAAATGCGCCCCCGAAGACGTGAATTTCAAAATAGCCCCCTCGGCGCGTTGCGATTCGTTCCAATTTAGCCTCGTCAACGCAACAGGATTGTACCTGAACGGCTCGGCCAAGTGGCATTTCGGCGAATCGGGCAGCAACCAGTTAGGCATTGCCTATGGCGAAAACCCGAGCTTTATTTTTCCCAACGGCGGCAAATATATCGTGGTGCTGTATGCTCAATTGACCAATGGCGCCACCTGCATTGTGCTCGATTCCGTGAACGTGGAAGCTGTCGCGCAATTTTCACAGACAATGGCTTGCCCCGGCGATTCCACCTATTTCAAAGACGAGAGCACTCGTTTGCCAGAAGCAAGTTTGCAAAGTTGGCACTGGGAATTTGGCGAAAGCGGCGCAGCGACCGGCAACGTCCCAACACCCACCCACGCATATTCCCAAGCAGGCAACTATACCGCCACACTCACCATCACCACCACTTCCGGGTGTACCTCGACCTATTCTGAAAATGTGTTTGTGCCAAACCTGCCCGCGCCCACGTTCGCGCCGCCAGTCACTAATTGTGCAAGCAACGCAGCCGAATTCAAGGCCGCGCCCGACAACAGCATCGTGTCGGTGGAATGGGATTTTGGCGACCCGCCCTCTGGCAACCTCAACACCTCGAAAGCAGCCCTCGCTTATCACAGCTACAACCCCGCTGGCATTTACAGCGTAGGCCTGACTGCCACCAACAACTATGGTTGCAAAGCCAGTTTCTCGCAGCCAATCACCATCATCCCCAACCCATTCAGCGGCAACATCACCCCGGGCGGTGTCAGCACGATTTGTGAAGGAAAAAACATTGGGCTGAATGCACCCGCCGCATCTGGCGCAAGCTATTCGTGGTCCAATGGCGCCAACACACCCAGCATCACCGTCGGCGCTGAAGGCATTTATAGCGTGACCCTCACCAATGCGAACGGCTGCTCCTATTCGCCTCCGAAAAAAACGGTGGAAGTGAATCCCGCACCAGTCGGAGTCATCAAGGCATTGCAACTCAATGAGTTTGGGCAAGTAGTGGATGTGACATATTCCACACTGGAAGTGTGTGCAGGCCAACCAGTCAATCTGGAAATACAGAGCAATGGCAACTTCAACTACTTGTGGAACGGCGGGAATGGCAACAGCGCCATCATCACTTTTTCCGAAGACAGAGGCAATGCGCTCATCGTCGGCAATTACACCTACACCGTCACCGTCACCAACCCCAGCACAGGCTGCACCACCATCACGACACCTTTCGATGTCAAGGTCAACCCCCTGCCATCGGGGTTCAGCCTCACCACCGACGATGTGTGCGCCGGCACACCCAGTACCCTCACTTACCTCGGCACACAGTTGCCGCAATGGGAAATTTTCTGGAACACAGGCGTGACAGGGCAAAGCACCCTGACCACCGACCAAGCGGGATTGTACTTCGTGCGCGTGATGAACGAACACGGTTGTGTGGCGCAAAGCAACACCGTGGTCATTTTCCCCGGCCCCAACATCGCCGCCCTGCCTGCCGGATGCCATGCGCGTTGCAACCCTGATACGTTGTGCATCCCCTCATTGCCCGACATTGTGAGTTGGCAATGGTATCTCGATGGTGCGCCTATACCCGGCGCTACGAGCAGCGATTTAGTGGCCACGCAGAGTGGCACTTATTGGGCTGACCTTGTGGACGTGAACGGATGCAAGGCTCAAAGCGAACCGCTTACTTTGGCCTTGTATCAAGGCAGCGGCGATATTTTGGGAAAAGTCTGGTCGGATGTGAACGACAACGGTATTATTGACGCAGGCGATACCCTCGTGTCGGGCATCCCGATATTGTTGCTCCAAAACAACGCGCCGGTTGCCAATTCGCAGTCAGGGGCTACTGGCAATTTTGATTTTCTACACATCCTCTCCACAGAGTATGTGGTACAGATTGACAGCTTGCTGCTCGACCCAATTTGGAATATCATCATTGGAGAAAACATCGTGGAGTTGGTGGGTTGTGCGCAAAAAGGCTTCGCGGACTTGCTCCTGAGCGCATTGAAGTGCACGCCTTCAACCTCCGCACTCACCGTCGAGACCTGCCCCGGCACGACTTACCAATTCGCGGGCGTTGACTTGGCCGTCGGGCAGACGCAAGTGTTCACCCTGCTCAACGCGGCAGGTTGCGACTCCCTCGTCACCGTCACTGTCGGGGCATTGCCCACGTCGGCTTCCGCCCTCACCGTCGAGACCTGCCCCGGCGCCACTTACAACTTCGCGGGCGTAGACTTGGCCGTCGGACAGACGCAAGTGTTCACCCTGCTCAACGCGGCGGGCTGCGACTCCCTCGTCACCGTCACCGTCGAAGCGTTGCCCACCTCGGCTTCCGCACTCACCGTCGAGACCTGCCCCGGAACGACTTACCAATTCGCGGGCGTGGACTTGGCCGTCGGGCAGACGCAAGTGTTCACCCTGCTCAACGCGGCGGGCTGCGACTCGCTCGTCACCGTCACCGTCGAAGCGTTGCCGACCTCGGCTTCCGCACTCACCGTCGAGACTTGCCCCGGAACCACCTACAATTTCGCGGGCGTGGACTTGGCCGTCGGGCAGACGCAAGTGTTCACCCTGCTCAACGCGGCAGGCTGCGACTCGCTCGTCACCGTCACCGTCGGGGCGTTGCCCACCTCGGCTTCCAATTTGGAAGTAAAAACTTGCCCCGGAACAACTTACAATTTCGCGGGCGTTGACTTGGCCGTCGGGCAGACGCAAGTGTTCACCCTGCTCAACGCGGCGGGCTGCGACTCCCTCGTCACGATTGCGGTGACGGCCTGGCCTGTGCTGGACTTTGACGTCGAGGCCCTGCCTTCCTGCCCGACCTCGCCCACCGGCTCGCTTGCGGTCTCTGTTGGCGGCGGCGCTCCCGCGACGTTTTCCCTGGACGGCGCCACTTTTCAGGCAGGCACACGGTTCGACGCGCTCGCGGCGGGCGCATACACCGTCTTCGCGCGCGACGCGAACGGCTGTGTTTTTGAACAAGAAACCACGCTCGAGGCCACGCCGCGCCTCGAACTGTCGCTGCCCGCCAACATCGCCATCCCCTGCGACAGCACCGCCGTCACCGTCGCCCCGGCGGTGTCGGGCGACACCACGGGGCTGCGCTTCGCTTGGTCGAGCGGGGCCGCCACCCCCGCCGCCCTCGTCGCGGAGGCCGGCCCCCTCTGGGTGGAGGCGTCGAATCATTGCCAGACCGTTCGCCGCGAGGCGACGGCGGTTTGGGCATCGCTGCCCGACGGGCAGGACGTTTTCTACGCGCCCAACGTGTTCGCGCCGGAATCAGCCTCCGACGACAACCGCACGTTCCGCGTCTTCTTCGCCCGCAACGTCGAGGTGCTGGAATACAGCCTCTCGATTTTCGACCGTTGGGGCAATCTCTTGTTCGTCGCCGACGCCCCGGAGCAGGGGTGGACGGGCGCTTTCCGCCAAAAAACAATGGGGACGGGGGTCTATGCGTGGCATCTGCGGGCGCGGCTCAGCGTCTGCGGGCGCTCCTTTACCATTCAGAGAACGGGGGATGTGGCGGTGGTGCGGTAGGGTAAAACAACGAGCGGCATCCTCCCGATTTGCGCCTCTTTGAGTGGATGGCTGCCGACAGGGCAACAAGCACGGATTTGAATGATTGGGTCGCGGTTCCGCGAAACCTTCCAAGTTTTGAAAACATTGGAAGGTTTGCGACGCGCGCGCTCCACAAAATTGGTTTTCAAAGAACTAATCTCCAAACCCGCGCTAAATTTAACAAGCCATCCTTCAAGCGTTCCTTATTTTCGTGCCGCTAACAAAAGTGCATTTTATTTTTTTTGGTGCTTCCCATGCGCATCATTTCCGCCCTTTTTTACTGCTGTATGGGCTTTTTCCCCGCCGCCGCATACGGCCAAAACGCGCCGCAGTGCCTCAGCGGCAAGGAAGGCAACATCTGGTACTTCGGCGACAGCCTCGGTCTGGACTTCAGCACCCTGCCGCCGACGCTGCTCACCGACAGCGGCATGAGCTCCTACGAGGCCGGGGCCATCGCCAGCGATGCCGATGGCAACCTGCTTTTTTATTCCAACGGCGAGTATGTGTGGAACCGAAACAAGCAAATCATGCCCAACGGCAAGTTGAAGGG
This genomic interval from Saprospiraceae bacterium contains the following:
- a CDS encoding PKD domain-containing protein encodes the protein MMKIIPPSALIPIATFALLLYATSAKAQIQISATTSPATCIGCNGGVFTTTSGGTAPYTYQWSSNVSNAPTIYDLCPGNYCVTVTDANGTTATTCATVTSYYGSNMNLVVCANNPSCYGQSSGSATLTVAGGIPPYTYHWTGPGGFTSTVQNLNNVPAGTYTVIVTESSTGCLETATVTLTNPSQIVVLSNITNANAAGSDGAIALTVAGGNPPYAHLWSSGSITPSIGGLFPGTYSVTITDSKGCTVTHTAVVEQSIGGGISPITVSGYVTNAGCNQNCNGTITVDASGGSGSSNFLYTWSTGSATKNLTNLCPGNYCVTVFDISNGMTTTECFIVGQGQSQFLEIQSTNAAFCNYAPNGSLPVCEKVCPNTTATYFVKPPTDCGIPLSLLSAVWTVSGAESYTVSPDKTEVTVVWGASGAGLVKMEAFNAQQGLCFQSSRCITIVEEPEAKFSSDPPAAANAPLEICKGQTVKFKNQSLHYDALEWHFSDNLSTRTEENPQHTFLNAGTYTVTLIARSNCLCADTTTLLVEVLDTEPPLLDCVGSVCPGESITYNTSNQCASYTWSVSPNGTVQSGGGASDNSITVQWDAGAQGSISLSATSCAGASCPQASVFVIPIISDDAEIKGPEVVCSGNEEEYSIEPFDGTDFKWTLASGGSIIRGQGTNKVTVVWAGTPNPDGPHHLSVKYDNCYLGCGGADTIPVRILSPFVITGPVEMCDGATKNFSTLLTAYSGSVLCNWSIVAPDGTNVWASTGATNNINFTPAHGIGTYRIFAVPTFNNTCSTSAEWRVKVVANPPKPASIVGPTSICPGTPYTYTLLGNSPYSLEWNIKNGTPAPTKQLGNNANVTWGNINPRWLSLAQVSTDGLGCISDTLMLNVQALPAPTVTGTPEVCIGTVGSYSTFFHQNLDYQWEIVPANAGTIKSGQGKNTVEIFWQMQGVHTVRLTRCGASANFMVLVHPDPVPAPTYPPGLCPNEFGTAAAGASYSSYVWKNEADNVIGNTPTVQVSPGTYTLAVTDAYGCKGTSEFTVNQYPKPNVTVTTADPTGFCDNSLYVSITALTTNNGTFSYEWFRDGNPVGGNTPVHVTNQYGYYSATVTNEYGCKASDGTVWVFEYCGGVCHNPSHGPKCAPEDVNFKIAPSARCDSFQFSLVNATGLYLNGSAKWHFGESGSNQLGIAYGENPSFIFPNGGKYIVVLYAQLTNGATCIVLDSVNVEAVAQFSQTMACPGDSTYFKDESTRLPEASLQSWHWEFGESGAATGNVPTPTHAYSQAGNYTATLTITTTSGCTSTYSENVFVPNLPAPTFAPPVTNCASNAAEFKAAPDNSIVSVEWDFGDPPSGNLNTSKAALAYHSYNPAGIYSVGLTATNNYGCKASFSQPITIIPNPFSGNITPGGVSTICEGKNIGLNAPAASGASYSWSNGANTPSITVGAEGIYSVTLTNANGCSYSPPKKTVEVNPAPVGVIKALQLNEFGQVVDVTYSTLEVCAGQPVNLEIQSNGNFNYLWNGGNGNSAIITFSEDRGNALIVGNYTYTVTVTNPSTGCTTITTPFDVKVNPLPSGFSLTTDDVCAGTPSTLTYLGTQLPQWEIFWNTGVTGQSTLTTDQAGLYFVRVMNEHGCVAQSNTVVIFPGPNIAALPAGCHARCNPDTLCIPSLPDIVSWQWYLDGAPIPGATSSDLVATQSGTYWADLVDVNGCKAQSEPLTLALYQGSGDILGKVWSDVNDNGIIDAGDTLVSGIPILLLQNNAPVANSQSGATGNFDFLHILSTEYVVQIDSLLLDPIWNIIIGENIVELVGCAQKGFADLLLSALKCTPSTSALTVETCPGTTYQFAGVDLAVGQTQVFTLLNAAGCDSLVTVTVGALPTSASALTVETCPGATYNFAGVDLAVGQTQVFTLLNAAGCDSLVTVTVEALPTSASALTVETCPGTTYQFAGVDLAVGQTQVFTLLNAAGCDSLVTVTVEALPTSASALTVETCPGTTYNFAGVDLAVGQTQVFTLLNAAGCDSLVTVTVGALPTSASNLEVKTCPGTTYNFAGVDLAVGQTQVFTLLNAAGCDSLVTIAVTAWPVLDFDVEALPSCPTSPTGSLAVSVGGGAPATFSLDGATFQAGTRFDALAAGAYTVFARDANGCVFEQETTLEATPRLELSLPANIAIPCDSTAVTVAPAVSGDTTGLRFAWSSGAATPAALVAEAGPLWVEASNHCQTVRREATAVWASLPDGQDVFYAPNVFAPESASDDNRTFRVFFARNVEVLEYSLSIFDRWGNLLFVADAPEQGWTGAFRQKTMGTGVYAWHLRARLSVCGRSFTIQRTGDVAVVR
- a CDS encoding tetratricopeptide repeat protein, whose amino-acid sequence is MTHRTLPLFGLLFCLLFSCKNDAKPAAAPDAQNIDPELAALNALIEKNPNNDTLYYQRALVYSKLDGFDEALRDLNRALQIDSMRPAYYHLLADVLLDYARPNDSRRAIDVMTLAAERFPDRIPTLLKLSELQLIVKQHGDALTTLDKILRRDPQNAEAFYMAGRVALDKGDTTAAIASLQKSVKIDATNEDAWLFLGRIYTNRNNPAALQYFDNVLRLDSTNLEAREHKGVFFKRQGEFDKAFELYRDIIERNPDYSNAYFDMGMIYLELDSFSKAHDHFDLAVKTDPLFVKAYYYRGLSAELQGNPEAALADYKRANKMFPSFEEAREARERLEKKKQ